The following proteins are co-located in the Ostrinia nubilalis chromosome 22, ilOstNubi1.1, whole genome shotgun sequence genome:
- the LOC135082851 gene encoding zinc finger protein 567-like, which produces MNKHTLSKMYTCDTCGRSFTTSTVLKQHMVTHTGERKYVCSLCGKRFTQNGSLSLHVRTFHLKQPYPKRNRKTTEKDDDDAMAMSAACSKAFGPKYVPSMYPWVPPK; this is translated from the exons ATGAACAAGCACACCCTTAGCAAGATGTATACGTGCGACACTTGCGGCCGTTCTTTCACTACCAGCACCGTGCTCAAACAACACATGGTG acgCACACAGGCGAGCGAAAGTACGTATGCAGTCTGTGTGGCAAGCGGTTCACGCAGAACGGAAGCCTCAGCCTGCACGTCAGGACTTTCCATCTCAAGCAACCCTACCCCAAGAG AAACAGAAAGACCACCGAGAAAGACGACGACGACGCCATGGCTATGTCGGCGGCTTGCTCCAAAGCCTTCGGGCCCAAGTACGTGCCCAGTATGTACCCATGGGTGCCTCCTAAGTAG